ACcttgctgctcacccaggaggtcagtcggtattgtgccttactgggtgtagccccttgctgctgacctaGGGGTTTTTGCCATCTGCCATTGTTTGTGGTGTCATCTGGTAAGCTTTAGTGGTGTCGTTGTTGCTTTGTCTAATCTTCTGTACCTTTCCTGTGATGTTGTTgttatccttgtccatgccttgcctgttTTTCTGTACCTGTTCTCTGCCTGGATCCACTCTTTCATGTCTAGCCTAACAGTGCCCTAACtgcgtctgatagcctggcagtgataaactgcttctgatcctgtgcTATGCCCAGCCtgtcagtgcctactgcttctgatctagtCTGTCCTGTAGTGCCTTACTTCTTCTGTCCCTGTGTTTGTGCTGCCTTCGTGAGAGGGTTCCTGGGTTCTCtggagggaggatctctagtctgtaTGCAGCTCTGCTTGTGACCGCTATGTTTCCATtccacatggggtccaggcatctgcttctgtgctggttcccgtttGTCTTGTCATGTtatccatgtcctgtgtttgaTTGGGTTCCAGTTCTATTGTCTGTtccgctggtgcttgcaccagtgTGTTACCTTGCAGGTAGGGGCCACGTGTACCTTcttggaggtgcgaccagtgagccctcagcCCAGTActaccccaccaccaggggctctgtgaagaaaggggctcactggctctccgccctctgggttttgcctctggtctgccagtgcacttggttctgttaggtctaccactattgcctaacctgtatatattgtactgtcatgtttttttattacatgtgtaataaagtactatgttggtccctggtctgttTCTGCCTGTGTACTGTTTGCAAGAtgtcccggaggtctgccttgggcctctGGCAAGTGAGAAATGTATTCATTTTAAACTCTTTCTTAATTCAGTAGCCAAGTAGACctgtcttatcagtgactgacagcaatctatgcacacacacacacacacacacagggaatgTGAGCCATCACTGATAAGATCACCAACTGAGCTTATaacagcagagatataaatgtataaactaCAAGTTTAGctgattttttttccacaaaactatatctCAATATGTTTTGATCCTCTTGCTTTATAACACACTGCCTTCAGATTTCATTGCATTTCATGGAGACAGGTTCTCTATAAAGCTTTAAACTTTAATGCTTAGTCCtttgctctcagccctggccacagcatacttactgtttgttcctgctgcacttccttaagggccagcgcttgtcacttcctgggctttatgggttttgtcatgtgacctcgctgacctccTGTGCAtacataagtggctcagccctctttccagatgcctcagtgtcaaggtccttgtgtcctgctaagattCCTGTTTTCAGCTTGTATTCTTGTCTTCCTGACTTGTacctgtattcctggactctgctacctgttgtattcctgcctgcttgccttgactctcctgttgccgacttggattgcctgacctgtacctgtgctgcctgccctgaccttttgcctgtctgactacgcctctgcctccgcctctgcctcatccttcggtcctgcatctctggtacctttctcaggtacctcctggtctgcctggaccagctgcctcgtgtgcctattcTCCTCAAGgggtagtgacctggtgttcccctcaggaaagtctatctccaccatctggggttctgtgaaaatccaggggttcacttagacaacgcccttagaggaggtaggacacgtggcacagtgggttcacacccgctggttcgtgacactgAAGTGAAAAGTAAAAGCAAGACTGTGTGAGTGGAGATAGACCAATCTCTACATCACTTGCTGGGATGTGCATATATGACACTGTCATTTTCAGCAGGATCAGTtgacagtctaatgtgtatggggagctcctgactATCCCACATCAGATGACCTTAAGGGAGAGCATAATGGCTGCTTTGAATTTCAATGCCTGATCCTTTAGTTCTCCTTacagataagccactgccagtgTTATCTGGCAACATCTTGCTCTCCTGTCCTCACAGGAAACACATACATGTTTGGCGATGTAGGGGAGAGTCATGACAGATGGCTGTTGGTCAGTCTGGTGTTTGGTTGACAGTTTTTGTAGGTGTACGGGCACCTTTTGGAGATGATAGAAGATGAAGGAGATGACAAAAAGTAATACGAGATCTAATTGCTCTTTGTTTTATTCAATATTATGTATCAAGACAAGTGAATAATGATGCCATAGCTCTGTGAAAGCGAGtaaaccattttctttttttatttatgattttTAGGCAACCGAGAGTCAGCCTTTGTTTATGCAATGTCTTCTGCTGGAGTGGTGTTTGCTATTACGAGGGCTTGCAGTCAAGGAGAACTGAAGTCTTGCACCTGTGatccaaaaaaaaaaggttcttttaaGGACAGCAGAGGAAGCTTTGACTGGGGTGGCTGCAGTGATAACATAGACTATGGTATCAAATTTGCTAGAGCATTTGTGGATGCAAGAGAGAAGAAAGGAAAAGATGCAAGAGCCCTAATGAATCTTCACAACAACAGAGTTGGAAGAAAAGTAATCAAATCATGTTTTTGTATTCCTTCTAAGATTATTAACATTCTCTTCATCAATTATATTACTGTATGTCTACATAATGCTGTCTGGAGATTGATTTACCTGTAACATCATTGATCACCTTATACATTATTATCAATTAACTGTTGCGCCAGAGATTGAGATAGGTGATATTATTTGACACAAATGAATAAAGTAACTGTATGCAGTTTGCAACTAACTCCAATAGCATACAAATTGTGAGGCATCTCATCAGGATCTGAATAATCTTATATTCTGTCTCCCCATACAGGCTGTAAAGAGGTTTATGACACAGGAATGCAAGTGCCATGGAGTCAGTGGGTCTTGTACTTTAAGGACATGCTGGCTGACAATGGGGGACTTTCGTAAATCTGGAGActtattgagaaaaaaatacaatggGGCCATACAAGTTGTTATGAATCAAGATGGTACTGGTTTTACAGTGGCAAATAAAAGGTTTAACAAACCAACTTCCAATGACCTGGTGTACTTTGAGAACTCACCTGACTACTGTATCAGGGACAAAGATGTTGGTAAGTTTTGCAGTTATTAAAATATCACAGAAATCACAATGACATGTATATTTTTGGAGCATTATAGGCAAAAATCTTACTGTTTACAAATTAGATTAATATCACGCATAACTGGAGGCGCTAAAACTAATCTACTTTATTAATACTAGTTAAAATCAGGGGATTGTGTCAACACACATACATAAAAGTACACAAACAGTGTTGCCTAATATGTCAACTGGATTTGATGTTTAACCAAGTCGCATAAATATTGCAACAATTGGTGCAACAAAAGAAATCACTGGTTAGTAGGTGTTTGCCTAGCGAATTGCTCCTGATGAGTCCACAGTGATGAAACGCGTCGAGCCCTAGACGCTGCATGTGGGAGCTGTAGTTAGTGGTGAGTGGGAGGTGTAGGAGTCTGGGAACCTTTTGAATTGTTGAGAAACAATCACCAATTCATTACAGTATATAATAAGAGTCAGATCCTGTTAGCTGGTACGACTCCAGCATACGTGAGACACTGACCATATTATCATTTTTACAACATCTCCGAACCAGTGATTTCTTTTGTTGCACCAATTGTTGCAATGTTTATGCAACTTGGTTAAACATCAAATCCAGTCGACATATTAGGCAGCACTGTTTGTTTGTGCACTTTTATGTATGTGTGTTGACGCAATTCCCTGATTTTAACTagtattaataaagtatattagtttTAACGCCTCCAATTAGCCGTGATTAGTTATAGTTGAGACGTTTACCTGATTTATTCTTAgagcagtgatttttttttctttctacaaaTTGGATTACCCAGTACTGTGCTGTACTGGTATCTTTTCTGGAGAGAAGCAGCCTGTTCGaattgctgggagtcagacccccagagATCTGAAACTGAttacctattctaaggatagggcatcaatggAATAGTCCCAAAAAAAACTTAGTGCTAAGGTTATGTTGCATGACTTTAAACTCTTGCTGACTGCCCATTGACTACATCTATGCAGACGACATATAAGCACAGCTGGGCACCGATTGTGCAGCTGCAGGAGCAGGGAGcgcactgtcagtgacagcagggctccaCATACAGATGGCAGGGATGGTTTTTTATTCAATGAGCACTGCATTTAGAGATCAGGAAGTGATGCTGCTTCCTGCTCCCGTCCAAACGGTCTTGTGATCACCAGGGTGGGGGAGTCTGTGGAAGCTGCTAGTTGTTAGTAGCCCCTGATCAGCTTGGCAGTGATGCTGGTGAGGCTGTACAGCCCTGTACAACCTCTCTGGGGACTGCATTCCCTCTGTAAGTTGGTCTTCTATGTCagtcccagttacaggaaaaatcaccaagaaattaaaaaaaatgtagttttaGATGTCCTCCAGTGATTTTGTATGACCTTATAggggcacaaagtgtaaaataaaaataaataaataaacaaacaagacAACACAGACAAAACAAAAGAATACAGACAaaataaatgttatatatatatatatatatatatatatatatatatgagagagagagagagagaatgtaataaaaaaaaaacacactgcttCTAGCTCCACCTGTATCGATCATAACCCATACAGTACATCCCATATATCAAAGCAAACATCATAGGAAGGGGACATAACAACAAGTCGcgttatgacaaaaaaaaatgaagaaaaaacccACAGACTttattttcccccttttttccctggttgtaaaaattaaaaacaaaaaatagtataataaaaattatgtaaaaataaaGTCCTATGTGTCACTGAAAAAAAGGCGCAAAAAggatttacattaaaaaaagttaCAGCTTTCAAAGACTCATGTACTAAAAATCGGGATATGTGTCTGGTCAGGGAGCGGGGTAAATGACCcagtcttgaactggttaaaaAAATGCAGTTTAAAATGAACAAGCAGATTACATCATCTTCTAGAAAACTAAATAGATAGCACCATgaagtgcagcacagaataaaattgtaaattcacattAAGTGGATATTACTATTCACCATGAGATGCTCTGACGTAATGCCTGTTACTCAGTGGATCTAATTTTAATGAACCGCTCAAATacacaaaatcatttttttttctgttcagatgATGTGACGTATTTCTCGGCACTAATGGAGATAGCTGCTTCCATTGTTAGATAACACTGTGGTGACTTCACTCAGAATACACGTCTTTCTGTATATAAGGCCTTGGAATGTATTGATCACGATGTCAGATTTACATGGAATGAGCTGATGTAAAGAGTGCACTTAAGGAATGAAATAAGCAAAGATGCACTTAACCTGATTTTATAATGTTCCTCTCAAACTGtgctattttctctgaatttcaATTCTATGTCTGGTATTAACTGTTCACTTAAGGTCACATTGAAAGAAATGACGTATTGTGAAGATTTAAATGAATTGCCTGATTTTAACTTTGTGGTTCGAATACATTATAATGTTTCCATTTTACATTTGTATGCAGCAGTGGTCATCTTGTGTTGTCATCTCCGTCTGAGATCTTAGTCCCCTGATAAGGAGATTTATtgtagaaatttctgcaactgaatgTCCCTTCCATGCCTATGAATGAGGTTGTTTCTGCAGCAAGCACATTAACTTCTACATGCCTCATTTAGATGCAGTTGCAACATTTTTTGCAACAAATATGCcgtgtgtgaatataccctaagaGTGCTAGCTAACTGTGCCGATGTTATGAGCAATCGGTGAGCTAGTTGGAATGAACAATCATTTCACTTCAACCTACATTAATTTTGCTCactgattaagggtccattcacacgtccgtgtgtgttttgcggatccgcaaagcacagacactggcaatgtgcgttctgcattttgcagacggcacatcgccggcactaatagaatatgcctattcttgttgcggacaagaatagggcatgttctatcttttcaggaacggaaatgcggacccggaagtgtgggtccgCATTCCCGGATCCAGGCCgcacatcgtgcagccccatagaaatgagtgggtccacaattctgttctgcaaaatgcggaacagaattgcggatgggttaatggaccctaaggcctctttcacacaagcgtcgTGTGTGAGGGCCAGATAGGATGCGAGTGCATCGCAGGAAAATcgtgcgtgtttttttttttgcctgcgagtggggtgagttttgtatTCGATTAAGttgcgttcttcagtttttttctgtgcgagtgcaatgcattttgcacgctcgtgagaaaaaactgaatgtggtacccagacccaaacccggacttcactGAAGTTAGGTaagttaggtattctgtagattttaatattttcccttataacatggttataagggaaaataatagcattcttaatacagaatgctaagtaatttggatggaggggttaaaaaaaatatattaacttacctcatccacttgttcgcgcagcccagcttgtcttctttcctcttctttgaggacctgggagaaaaagttaatatttttaattttaattttttgacccCTCCATCCCGAatgtacttagcattctgtattaagaatgctattattttcccctataaccatgttataagggaaaataatgaagatcgggtccccatcccgatctttATCTAGCAacgatgcgtgaaaatctcaccgcatccgcacttgcttgcggatgcttgcgattttcacacagccccattcacttctatggggcctgtgttgcgtaaaaaaaagcacaatatagagcttgctgcgattttcactcaacgcacaagtgatgcgtgaaaatcacagctcatgtgcatatccccattgaagtgaataggtcaggatttagtgcggtgaggtgaatgcattgcacctgcgcagaattctcgcccgtgtgaaaggggcctaagcttGAGTTTAGTAATGACTGCAACACTCTACCCTGTAGAGTTGTATTAACATGTAACATTACTATaaaacatata
The Bufo gargarizans isolate SCDJY-AF-19 chromosome 2, ASM1485885v1, whole genome shotgun sequence genome window above contains:
- the WNT2 gene encoding protein Wnt-2; translation: MSTLFVDIWFVAPVILLFVTPEATTSWWYMGAVGSSSTSSRVMCNNIPGLVTRQRQLCQRYPEIMHVIGLGVSEWTAECQHQFRHHRWNCNTHERDQSLFGKFILRSNRESAFVYAMSSAGVVFAITRACSQGELKSCTCDPKKKGSFKDSRGSFDWGGCSDNIDYGIKFARAFVDAREKKGKDARALMNLHNNRVGRKAVKRFMTQECKCHGVSGSCTLRTCWLTMGDFRKSGDLLRKKYNGAIQVVMNQDGTGFTVANKRFNKPTSNDLVYFENSPDYCIRDKDVGSFGTAGRVCNQSSRGMDSCEVMCCGRGYDTARITKMVKCECKFHWCCAVRCKDCLETVDVHTCKAAKDAGWN